From Terriglobia bacterium, one genomic window encodes:
- a CDS encoding RNA-binding S4 domain-containing protein, whose protein sequence is MRLDLFLKWSGLIRRRTLSKWLCERGAIRVNEQVAKPGRAVTVGDRILILRGDRRQMVEVLDLPVKVLTRRSNSPDPHGSAEWYRVINPE, encoded by the coding sequence CTGCGTTTGGATTTGTTCCTCAAGTGGAGTGGCTTGATCCGGCGTCGTACCTTGTCCAAATGGTTGTGCGAGCGGGGAGCGATCCGGGTGAATGAGCAAGTGGCCAAGCCGGGACGGGCCGTCACAGTGGGGGATCGCATACTTATCCTGCGTGGAGACCGGCGGCAGATGGTCGAGGTGCTTGATCTGCCGGTAAAGGTGCTGACCCGTCGCTCCAATTCGCCGGACCCCCACGGGTCCGCCGAATGGTACCGCGTCATCAATCCGGAGTAG
- a CDS encoding HD domain-containing protein, with protein sequence MKQKFIRDFEANSVITETFLVRAKELRSKKSGEPYLSLVLSDKTGDLDAKMWDNVEEFDPLFDKDHFIKAKGLVQIYRNKPQMTLHKLRRVEDHEVDFMDFFPSTSKDVEQMYAELLDVVAGFTQQPLQAVMQELLLDSDVMCRLKRAPAAKSMHHAYLGGLLEHIVSLCRLARLVGQNYQNINLDLLLAGAILHDIGKIYELSYERGFGYSTKGQLLGHMVLELEMINGVIARHPDFPAELKTMLAHLIISHHGEYEFGSPKLPMTVEALILHKLDDLDSKIQAMQWMIERDSSLEGEWTSYSQILQRPIFRGPRRPPASETSPNRSPKLTETVAPAVGPESVKNKP encoded by the coding sequence ATGAAACAAAAATTCATCCGGGACTTCGAAGCCAATTCTGTCATTACGGAGACCTTTCTGGTCCGCGCCAAAGAGCTGCGTTCCAAGAAGTCCGGTGAGCCCTACCTCTCTCTTGTTCTCTCGGACAAGACGGGCGATCTCGACGCGAAAATGTGGGATAACGTGGAGGAATTCGATCCGCTCTTCGACAAAGATCATTTCATCAAAGCGAAGGGCCTGGTCCAGATCTACCGTAACAAGCCGCAGATGACGCTGCATAAGCTGCGACGCGTGGAGGACCATGAAGTCGACTTCATGGATTTCTTTCCCTCGACCTCGAAGGACGTCGAGCAGATGTATGCGGAGCTGTTGGACGTGGTGGCCGGCTTCACCCAACAACCGCTCCAGGCAGTCATGCAGGAGTTGCTCCTGGACAGTGATGTGATGTGTCGATTGAAGCGGGCGCCCGCGGCCAAGAGCATGCACCATGCCTACCTGGGTGGATTGTTGGAGCATATCGTTTCGCTCTGCCGATTGGCGCGCCTTGTGGGTCAAAATTATCAGAACATCAACCTCGACCTGCTGTTGGCCGGCGCCATCCTTCACGATATTGGAAAAATCTACGAACTGTCCTATGAGCGGGGCTTTGGCTATTCGACCAAGGGGCAACTGCTGGGACACATGGTTCTGGAACTGGAGATGATCAACGGTGTCATCGCCCGCCATCCCGATTTTCCGGCGGAACTCAAGACCATGCTCGCCCATCTCATTATCAGTCACCACGGCGAATATGAATTCGGTTCTCCCAAGCTCCCCATGACGGTGGAGGCACTGATTCTTCACAAACTGGACGATCTGGACTCCAAGATTCAGGCGATGCAGTGGATGATCGAGCGCGACAGCAGTCTCGAAGGGGAGTGGACGAGTTACAGCCAGATTCTTCAACGGCCGATCTTTCGAGGTCCCCGGAGGCCGCCGGCTTCCGAGACGTCTCCCAATCGGAGCCCGAAGCTCACCGAAACGGTGGCACCGGCCGTCGGGCCCGAGAGCGTCAAAAACAAACCTTAA
- a CDS encoding BlaI/MecI/CopY family transcriptional regulator: MKIVWDLGEASVAQVRQRYQPEHNRAYTTIMTVLSRLEKKGMLKQRKSGKAFFYSAVHSRESVAEAAIDNLARIFFNGSRDSVAEFCRQGPAVSSPSAPSTPDTGIIDETLL; this comes from the coding sequence ATGAAGATCGTTTGGGACTTGGGGGAAGCCAGCGTGGCCCAGGTGCGGCAGCGCTATCAACCTGAGCACAACCGAGCCTACACCACCATCATGACGGTTCTTTCCCGCCTGGAGAAGAAAGGAATGCTCAAACAGCGCAAGTCCGGGAAAGCCTTTTTTTATTCGGCCGTTCATTCGCGGGAGTCGGTGGCGGAGGCGGCCATCGATAATCTGGCCCGTATTTTTTTCAATGGTTCACGAGATTCAGTTGCTGAATTCTGCCGCCAGGGCCCTGCCGTCTCCTCCCCTTCTGCGCCATCGACTCCGGACACCGGGATAATCGACGAAACCCTCCTCTAA
- a CDS encoding insulinase family protein, whose amino-acid sequence MTERTTDTSSSAASLQRRPIVRTVLPNGLTVLTKEVPQSPVVSTIVFYRVGSRNEEAGQTGKSHFLEHMLFKGTTKYPKGSIDHTTLVNGGANNAFTSEDCTAYYFDFSADRFDVALDIEAQRMVDTQFFPEEFEHEKQVVIEELKINLDSPWGALGQEVRATAFKVHPYRHPVVGWIEDLAKSSRQEMEAYYRRFYHPNNAILVLVGGFATDRVLRTVESTFGVIPRGADIPPVKITEPPQQGEKRVTLKRPSQIERIHMAYHAPSVSEAEGYALRLAALTLSGGRSSRLYQRMIERERSAVSVSVEFSESVDPTLLEVRAEVVPEKTLDGVEAAISEEASRLQEELLTQNELEKTKNMIEAHFEFGRERTLNEAIQMGYAEAIIGYEHLDTYVDRIRAVTAEEVRGAAQKYLGMDNRTVGWLRFKK is encoded by the coding sequence ATGACTGAGCGAACGACAGACACCAGTTCGTCCGCCGCCTCGTTGCAGCGCCGGCCCATCGTCAGAACCGTTCTGCCCAACGGACTGACGGTGTTGACCAAGGAAGTTCCACAATCCCCCGTCGTCTCGACAATCGTTTTTTATCGCGTCGGTTCGCGCAACGAAGAGGCAGGACAAACGGGCAAGTCGCATTTCCTCGAGCACATGCTGTTCAAGGGGACCACCAAGTACCCCAAGGGATCGATCGATCACACCACGCTCGTGAACGGCGGCGCCAACAATGCCTTCACCAGCGAAGATTGCACCGCTTATTACTTTGACTTTTCCGCAGACCGGTTTGATGTGGCGCTCGACATCGAGGCCCAGCGGATGGTCGACACTCAGTTCTTTCCGGAAGAATTTGAGCATGAGAAGCAAGTGGTCATCGAGGAATTGAAAATCAATCTGGATTCGCCCTGGGGCGCGTTGGGCCAGGAGGTTCGGGCGACCGCGTTCAAGGTCCATCCCTATCGGCATCCCGTGGTGGGATGGATCGAAGATCTGGCCAAGTCATCACGCCAGGAAATGGAGGCCTACTACCGTCGGTTCTATCATCCCAACAATGCCATCCTGGTCCTGGTGGGAGGGTTTGCGACGGACCGCGTTCTGAGAACGGTCGAATCCACCTTTGGTGTGATCCCCCGGGGGGCCGATATTCCGCCGGTGAAGATCACCGAGCCGCCGCAGCAAGGTGAGAAACGGGTCACCCTGAAGCGTCCGTCACAGATCGAACGAATTCATATGGCCTATCATGCGCCGAGCGTGTCCGAGGCCGAGGGGTATGCGCTGCGACTGGCCGCGCTCACCCTCTCAGGAGGCAGGTCCTCCCGTCTTTATCAGAGAATGATCGAACGCGAACGGTCGGCCGTAAGTGTCTCCGTGGAATTCTCCGAGTCGGTCGATCCGACCCTTCTTGAGGTTCGGGCTGAGGTGGTTCCCGAGAAGACCCTCGACGGGGTGGAGGCCGCGATCAGCGAAGAGGCCTCCCGGTTGCAGGAGGAACTCCTGACGCAAAATGAGTTGGAGAAGACGAAGAACATGATTGAAGCCCACTTTGAGTTCGGCCGGGAGAGGACCCTGAATGAAGCCATTCAAATGGGCTATGCCGAAGCGATCATCGGCTACGAACATTTGGATACGTATGTGGACCGGATTCGCGCCGTGACCGCTGAAGAGGTGCGGGGTGCGGCACAGAAATATCTGGGAATGGATAATCGCACGGTCGGCTGGCTGCGATTCAAAAAATAA
- a CDS encoding insulinase family protein gives MTPSSVDKRPLAFNTSDIIKKILPNGLTLLVCERHNTSTISIEVSLLAGSRLETDEVAGLASLTGRLLTEGTTSRSAEEIALTIESVGGSMDSGTGTEGAVVSASTLSRDFDLGMELCADVLLQPAFEVDRVTHEREKTISEIRSAQDRPRTVLDWKFNELIYGTHPLHRPSVGYEASVARIDRDQIVDFHRRFFVPGHCSVSVVGDFESEVIMPKLEKIFGSWTAIASPVPEIPGVERQATSIEEFVPMDKEQVNIYIGHLGIRRSNPDYYPLNVLDVILGSAPGFTSRIPKRLRDEQGLAYSTFANITQSSGLDPGRFVAYIGTSPENRQRAIEGIFGEIRKVVEQPVAPDELRDAKQYLTGSFVFQFQTNSQIAHFMILAERYGLGFDYVEKYPELINAVTIDDLSRVATTYLHPEAATVVVVGPKR, from the coding sequence ATGACCCCATCCTCAGTTGACAAAAGACCTTTGGCCTTTAACACCTCAGACATCATCAAGAAGATTCTTCCGAACGGGTTGACCCTGCTTGTTTGCGAGCGGCACAACACCTCAACCATATCGATCGAGGTGTCGCTGCTGGCAGGGTCCCGCCTCGAAACCGACGAAGTCGCCGGGCTCGCGTCCTTGACGGGGCGGTTGTTGACCGAGGGTACCACCTCCCGGAGCGCGGAGGAGATTGCGCTCACCATCGAGTCGGTCGGGGGCTCGATGGACTCGGGCACGGGGACGGAAGGCGCCGTGGTTTCCGCTTCGACGCTTTCCCGGGATTTTGACCTGGGCATGGAGCTCTGTGCCGACGTGCTCCTGCAACCTGCCTTTGAAGTCGATCGCGTGACCCACGAAAGAGAAAAAACCATCTCGGAAATCCGAAGCGCACAGGATCGGCCCCGGACCGTGCTCGACTGGAAATTTAATGAATTGATATACGGGACCCACCCCCTGCATCGACCCTCCGTGGGTTACGAGGCCTCTGTAGCAAGAATTGATCGGGACCAGATCGTGGACTTCCACCGGAGATTTTTTGTCCCGGGCCATTGCTCGGTTTCCGTCGTGGGTGACTTTGAAAGCGAAGTCATCATGCCCAAATTAGAGAAAATCTTTGGATCCTGGACAGCAATCGCATCCCCCGTCCCCGAGATCCCCGGGGTTGAGCGGCAGGCAACGTCGATTGAAGAATTTGTCCCGATGGATAAAGAGCAAGTCAATATCTATATCGGTCATCTAGGGATTCGACGCTCCAATCCGGATTATTATCCATTGAATGTCCTGGATGTGATTCTGGGGAGTGCCCCGGGGTTCACGTCGCGCATTCCGAAGCGGCTGCGGGATGAGCAAGGACTGGCCTACTCCACCTTTGCCAATATCACTCAATCCTCCGGACTTGACCCCGGGCGCTTCGTGGCCTACATCGGGACCTCCCCCGAAAACCGGCAACGGGCGATCGAGGGAATTTTCGGGGAGATCCGGAAGGTTGTAGAACAGCCCGTGGCGCCGGATGAACTCCGCGACGCCAAGCAGTATCTGACCGGAAGTTTCGTGTTCCAGTTTCAGACTAATTCTCAAATCGCACACTTCATGATTCTCGCGGAACGCTACGGGCTGGGCTTTGACTATGTGGAGAAATATCCCGAGTTGATCAACGCCGTGACGATCGACGACCTTTCCCGGGTGGCGACCACCTATCTTCACCCGGAGGCTGCGACCGTCGTGGTGGTTGGACCGAAACGCTGA
- a CDS encoding peptidylprolyl isomerase, producing the protein MAPHLRIRPLEIMVLALGMAIAGGCRAPSAGPSGGDNRDPNRTLARIGNEDFSAAQFEVYLQERFPESTSPLPRNDGVLSGLLDRAIDERLLLQAARHRQVTASDQDVQEFLANSALVPGSNQDKTLHTGNERRFEQARDNLIINRYLQSMGPLRSNPSLSEEKKYYESHLGFFQEPERYHVAEILVKDEPLARAIEGMLAKKKSFESLARKYSRNELASKGGDLGWFGRGELPEQLEKVVMGLKPEQHSGVVQTDFGFHIFKLKAIRPGRVVPFGESRQRIQTLLASERRKEALAQEIARLRTATAIVIQFQNLGFKYSPERGGG; encoded by the coding sequence ATGGCTCCTCACCTCCGCATCCGTCCTCTCGAAATTATGGTGCTTGCCCTGGGAATGGCAATTGCCGGGGGTTGCCGAGCGCCCTCAGCCGGGCCTTCGGGGGGCGATAATCGAGACCCCAATCGAACCCTCGCCCGGATTGGAAATGAAGACTTCAGCGCCGCCCAATTCGAGGTCTACCTCCAGGAGAGGTTTCCCGAATCCACGAGTCCCCTTCCCCGGAATGACGGGGTGCTGAGTGGGCTTCTTGACCGTGCCATTGACGAACGGCTGCTGCTTCAAGCCGCCCGGCACCGTCAGGTGACGGCATCAGACCAGGATGTTCAGGAGTTCCTCGCCAACAGCGCCCTCGTGCCCGGCTCAAATCAGGACAAGACCCTGCACACCGGGAATGAACGACGATTCGAGCAGGCCCGGGATAACCTGATCATTAATCGTTATCTTCAGTCGATGGGTCCCCTCCGCTCCAATCCCTCCCTCAGCGAAGAAAAGAAATATTATGAGTCTCATCTGGGATTCTTCCAGGAACCCGAGCGTTACCACGTCGCTGAAATCCTTGTAAAAGACGAACCCTTGGCCCGCGCCATCGAGGGAATGTTGGCCAAGAAGAAGTCATTCGAATCGCTCGCCCGCAAATACTCCAGGAATGAACTCGCTTCCAAGGGGGGTGATCTGGGTTGGTTCGGTCGGGGCGAACTGCCCGAACAACTGGAAAAAGTGGTGATGGGCTTGAAGCCGGAGCAGCACTCGGGAGTGGTCCAAACCGACTTCGGCTTCCACATCTTCAAATTGAAGGCGATCCGGCCGGGACGTGTCGTCCCCTTTGGAGAATCTCGACAGAGAATTCAAACCCTGCTCGCCAGCGAGCGCCGAAAAGAAGCATTGGCCCAGGAGATTGCCCGCCTGCGAACAGCCACGGCCATCGTGATTCAGTTTCAGAATCTCGGCTTCAAATACAGCCCCGAAAGGGGAGGGGGATAA
- the mfd gene encoding transcription-repair coupling factor gives MTRFEDLFGAIEADSGFDSLLARFRAAEVCTCVLEGLTDGLKAPVLAAMAARLKRPIVIVSAQEKALEDFAASIDFYFRQRTERKATHAVALPAYDCGPYDHLSPHSEIAEQRALALAKIQTGTAHFTVTSPAVLLSRWPTPDFFSGLSRNLYKDQALEIEELRTWLVSSGYYAVEPVSGVGEFSIRGGILDVFSPSEPQPLRLEFCGDNIESIRQFSVETQRSLRTLDSLNLMAVRDVPVTSDLLKRWADAAEERISPEGRGIWEDKIQAAQLGEPFAGIEFQLPILLPYQHTLLSYFQNPILVLDEPGEIEDQWNALWRKTESEFNEKSPTFDALVRPEELLIPAADAGSVFASTAQLRLSTLALSDATAAEPPFFMGSQPVRKFHSRFSQFIAEAASLESRHFQMAAIVRTRAKAEILKDVFREYLHHPPSSRDHGSVEGRAADLSTAPPLALTTPIPVFIGEVNTGFLLPEQRLALFGDLDIFEAVEYRAAPRPSRPRRTAFISDFSDLKIGDLMVHVDHGIGKFMGIKSLELREATEEFMVLQYQDDAKLYLPLERLDLVQKYSGAGGALPPLDKLGGATWQRTKSKAKRRIRDLAEDLLKLYAERKIQPGIAYSADSEWMREFEAAFEFTETPDQAQTIEEVKRDMERPSPMDRLVCGDVGYGKTEVAMRAALKAVVDHKQVAVLTPTTVLAYQHFVTFRNRFEPFPVSIEMLSRFRDRKEQKKILEQVAAGKIDIVIGTHRLLSKDVEFLDLGLVIVDEEQRFGVAHKERLKQITKSIDCLTLTATPIPRTLQMSLMGVRDMSVIETPPKDRLTINTVVTKFDPKLIQTALEHELDRGGQAYFVHNRVESIYSVAALVKRHIPRARVAVAHGQMSEHDLEQVMLKFMGHEYDVLVATTLIENGLDIPLVNTLIVNRADRFGLAQMYQLRGRVGRSNRRAYAYLLVPPDQGLSPIARRRLNALKEFSDLGSGFRIAALDLELRGAGTLLGHRQHGYINSIGFETYCQLLERTVQELKGEEVPPEIRTTINLLVDIKIPPTYITDENLRLVTYKRVSNIRSDAEAVRIREELIDRFGALPESVRNLLTYAQLKSLAESMQVKSIDRDRATVYMQFHDHPPSSPEALVALVERDPRVQISPNGRIKIQMEKTMPSYILGRTREVLHELMSPVGVH, from the coding sequence ATGACTCGTTTTGAGGATTTGTTCGGCGCAATCGAAGCCGATTCGGGTTTCGACTCGCTGCTGGCGCGTTTCCGGGCAGCCGAGGTGTGCACGTGTGTGCTCGAGGGCCTTACCGACGGCCTCAAGGCGCCCGTTCTGGCGGCCATGGCGGCCCGGTTGAAACGGCCCATCGTGATCGTCAGCGCCCAGGAAAAAGCTCTCGAAGATTTCGCGGCCTCCATTGATTTTTACTTCAGGCAACGCACCGAGCGGAAGGCGACTCACGCCGTGGCTTTGCCGGCTTATGATTGCGGGCCTTACGACCATCTCTCCCCCCATTCGGAAATTGCTGAACAGCGTGCCCTGGCATTGGCGAAGATCCAAACCGGCACAGCACACTTCACGGTAACCTCTCCAGCCGTATTGCTGTCACGATGGCCAACCCCCGATTTTTTCAGCGGGCTTTCAAGAAACCTATACAAGGACCAAGCCCTTGAAATCGAGGAGCTTCGCACCTGGCTCGTTTCAAGCGGTTATTATGCCGTCGAGCCGGTGAGCGGAGTGGGGGAGTTTTCGATCCGCGGCGGTATCCTTGATGTCTTTTCGCCTTCAGAACCCCAGCCGCTGCGCCTTGAATTTTGTGGTGATAACATCGAATCGATCCGCCAGTTCAGTGTGGAGACGCAGCGCTCCCTGCGGACGCTGGATTCTCTCAACCTGATGGCCGTCCGTGATGTCCCCGTGACGTCGGACCTGCTCAAACGCTGGGCCGATGCCGCAGAAGAAAGGATTTCCCCGGAGGGTCGCGGGATCTGGGAGGATAAGATCCAGGCGGCCCAACTGGGCGAACCGTTCGCGGGCATTGAATTTCAACTCCCGATTCTTCTGCCCTATCAGCACACCCTGCTCTCTTATTTCCAGAATCCCATCCTTGTTCTCGACGAGCCAGGGGAGATCGAAGATCAATGGAATGCGCTGTGGCGAAAGACGGAGAGCGAGTTTAATGAGAAGAGCCCGACATTTGACGCGCTGGTCCGGCCCGAAGAGCTTCTCATCCCGGCGGCTGACGCAGGATCGGTATTTGCCTCGACGGCGCAACTGCGCCTGAGCACGCTCGCACTGTCGGACGCGACCGCAGCGGAGCCGCCTTTTTTCATGGGCTCCCAGCCCGTTCGAAAGTTCCACAGCCGCTTCAGCCAGTTCATTGCCGAGGCTGCCAGCTTGGAGTCACGCCACTTTCAAATGGCGGCCATCGTCCGCACCCGCGCCAAGGCCGAAATCCTTAAAGATGTTTTTCGAGAATACCTGCATCACCCCCCCTCCTCTCGTGACCACGGTTCCGTCGAGGGGCGGGCGGCGGACCTCTCGACGGCCCCCCCTCTCGCATTGACCACCCCGATTCCCGTCTTCATCGGAGAAGTGAACACGGGATTTCTATTGCCGGAGCAGCGTCTGGCTTTGTTTGGCGATTTGGACATCTTCGAAGCGGTGGAGTATCGCGCCGCACCTCGCCCCTCCCGCCCCCGGCGAACGGCATTCATTTCCGATTTCAGCGACTTGAAAATCGGGGACCTGATGGTCCACGTGGATCATGGCATCGGGAAATTCATGGGGATCAAATCTCTGGAACTCCGGGAAGCCACCGAAGAATTCATGGTGTTGCAGTATCAGGACGATGCCAAGCTTTATCTTCCCCTGGAGCGGTTGGACCTGGTTCAAAAGTATTCAGGAGCAGGTGGAGCCTTGCCGCCTCTGGATAAGTTGGGCGGGGCCACGTGGCAACGCACCAAGTCCAAGGCCAAGCGGCGCATTCGAGACCTCGCCGAGGATCTCCTCAAGCTTTATGCGGAACGGAAGATCCAGCCCGGGATAGCTTACTCGGCCGACTCCGAATGGATGCGAGAATTTGAAGCCGCCTTTGAATTTACGGAAACGCCGGACCAGGCGCAAACGATTGAGGAGGTCAAACGGGACATGGAGCGGCCCTCGCCGATGGATCGCCTGGTGTGCGGGGATGTCGGGTACGGTAAAACCGAGGTCGCCATGCGGGCCGCCTTGAAAGCCGTGGTGGACCACAAGCAGGTGGCAGTCCTGACCCCCACCACAGTTCTCGCCTATCAGCACTTTGTCACCTTTCGGAACCGCTTCGAACCCTTCCCGGTCTCCATCGAAATGCTCAGCCGCTTCCGCGACCGGAAAGAGCAGAAGAAGATTCTGGAGCAAGTGGCCGCGGGAAAGATTGACATCGTGATTGGCACCCACCGCCTGCTTTCCAAAGATGTCGAATTCCTGGACCTCGGATTGGTCATCGTGGACGAAGAGCAACGCTTTGGCGTCGCACACAAGGAAAGACTCAAGCAAATCACAAAGTCCATCGATTGTCTCACTCTGACCGCAACGCCGATCCCCCGGACCCTGCAAATGTCGCTGATGGGGGTTCGCGATATGAGCGTCATCGAAACCCCTCCCAAGGATCGATTGACCATTAATACGGTAGTGACCAAATTCGATCCCAAGCTGATCCAGACCGCGCTGGAGCACGAGTTGGACCGCGGCGGCCAAGCCTATTTCGTCCACAATCGGGTCGAGTCCATATACTCCGTGGCTGCCCTGGTGAAACGCCATATCCCCCGCGCCCGGGTGGCGGTGGCCCATGGACAAATGAGCGAGCATGACCTGGAACAAGTGATGCTGAAATTCATGGGTCACGAGTACGACGTTCTGGTGGCCACTACCCTCATCGAAAACGGGCTCGATATCCCGCTGGTGAACACGCTCATTGTCAATCGGGCCGACCGGTTTGGACTCGCCCAAATGTACCAATTACGCGGGCGAGTCGGTCGCTCCAACCGGCGGGCGTATGCCTACCTGCTGGTCCCCCCTGACCAGGGGCTGTCGCCCATCGCCCGGCGTCGGCTCAATGCGCTTAAGGAATTCAGTGATCTGGGTTCGGGTTTCCGGATCGCCGCTCTGGATCTGGAACTTCGAGGCGCCGGCACACTGCTGGGGCATCGACAGCACGGGTACATCAACTCCATCGGATTCGAAACCTATTGCCAGCTCCTCGAAAGGACCGTTCAGGAGCTGAAAGGCGAAGAGGTGCCTCCGGAAATCCGTACCACAATCAATCTCCTCGTGGACATCAAGATTCCCCCCACCTATATCACCGACGAAAACCTGCGCCTGGTGACTTACAAGCGCGTGTCCAACATCCGTTCGGATGCGGAGGCGGTGCGCATCCGCGAGGAGTTAATTGACCGATTCGGGGCGCTGCCGGAGTCCGTTCGGAATTTGCTCACTTATGCGCAACTGAAGTCGCTGGCAGAATCAATGCAGGTCAAGTCCATCGATCGGGACCGGGCTACTGTGTATATGCAGTTTCACGATCATCCGCCGAGCTCCCCGGAGGCGCTGGTCGCTCTCGTGGAGCGGGACCCGCGGGTTCAGATCTCTCCCAACGGCCGGATTAAAATCCAAATGGAAAAAACAATGCCGTCCTACATTTTGGGGCGCACGCGTGAAGTCCTGCACGAACTCATGAGTCCCGTTGGAGTTCACTGA
- the rfaE2 gene encoding D-glycero-beta-D-manno-heptose 1-phosphate adenylyltransferase, with product MKVQTQAPHAKIYTLEQFLPLRKQLSESGLSLVFTNGCFDLLHPGHADYLEKARALGDRLLVAINSDESVSALKGDARPIIPQEERAEILGALECVDFVIIFPEPTPREIIQALLPDVLVKGSDWAPDEIVGRSEVEAAGGHVVSIEFLPGFSTTAILETISRNYGKK from the coding sequence ATGAAAGTTCAAACCCAAGCCCCGCACGCCAAGATATACACGCTGGAGCAGTTCCTTCCTCTGCGGAAGCAACTTTCGGAATCCGGATTGAGCCTGGTTTTTACGAACGGCTGCTTTGACCTTCTGCATCCCGGCCATGCGGACTATCTCGAGAAGGCACGCGCTCTGGGCGACCGGCTGCTGGTGGCCATCAACAGCGACGAGAGCGTGAGCGCGCTGAAGGGGGATGCGCGGCCGATCATCCCGCAAGAAGAGCGGGCTGAGATACTGGGGGCCCTGGAATGCGTGGATTTCGTCATAATCTTTCCGGAGCCGACGCCCCGCGAAATCATTCAGGCCCTTCTCCCGGACGTCTTGGTGAAGGGGAGCGATTGGGCGCCCGATGAGATCGTGGGCCGGTCCGAAGTGGAAGCGGCCGGTGGCCATGTGGTCTCTATCGAATTTCTTCCGGGGTTCTCGACCACGGCAATCCTGGAAACAATCTCCCGGAATTATGGCAAAAAGTAA
- a CDS encoding CPBP family intramembrane metalloprotease, translated as MSEEPFSSNPASPPSRETPPEPGDPLHIPEEPAAKPAFWTGWDALVLLALFIAGTLFATLLCQMGYLALEGLYHWPPLKPRELGTNPYIALIAQLLVYILLLTFLYFLITRKYELDFLHSLRLLKLPSGVMRSFGLLGLLLAVMVMILSSLFPSTKETPLEKILSQGHAIYYFAAFAILIAPFTEELIFRGFLYPIFENRGGPSVAVVVTALIFSGLHVFQLWGSWPAIGLIVLVGFVLSLTRAVTGLLTPCWIIHFVYNTTLVMAVVVAKAMAHSPQALR; from the coding sequence ATGTCCGAAGAACCGTTTTCCTCAAACCCCGCTTCCCCTCCGTCTCGTGAAACGCCCCCCGAGCCTGGAGACCCGCTGCATATTCCGGAGGAACCGGCGGCCAAACCCGCATTCTGGACGGGTTGGGACGCCTTGGTCCTGCTGGCACTTTTTATTGCCGGGACATTGTTTGCGACGCTGCTTTGCCAGATGGGTTACCTCGCCTTAGAGGGGCTGTACCACTGGCCGCCCTTGAAGCCCCGGGAGCTAGGGACCAACCCTTACATCGCTCTGATCGCCCAGCTCCTGGTCTACATCCTGCTCCTCACCTTCCTGTATTTCCTGATCACGCGAAAATACGAGCTGGATTTCCTTCATTCTCTGAGGCTCTTGAAACTTCCTTCGGGCGTGATGCGGAGTTTTGGGCTGCTCGGCCTCCTGCTCGCCGTGATGGTCATGATCCTCTCTTCACTTTTCCCCTCAACGAAAGAAACACCGCTCGAAAAAATCCTCAGCCAGGGTCATGCCATTTATTATTTTGCAGCCTTCGCAATCCTCATTGCGCCGTTCACTGAAGAGTTGATCTTTCGCGGATTTTTGTATCCGATCTTCGAAAATCGCGGGGGCCCGTCAGTCGCCGTGGTTGTGACCGCGCTGATCTTCTCAGGCCTTCACGTCTTTCAACTCTGGGGGAGCTGGCCCGCCATCGGGCTTATTGTGCTTGTCGGTTTTGTGCTCTCCCTGACCCGTGCCGTGACCGGATTGCTGACTCCATGCTGGATCATCCACTTTGTTTACAACACCACGCTGGTGATGGCGGTCGTGGTCGCCAAGGCGATGGCGCACAGTCCCCAGGCACTCCGATGA
- a CDS encoding SIS domain-containing protein codes for MSYQQFIQQSVAEGLSLQQEFFLAHAHRIEEVALEMAERLRRGKKLLVFGNGGSAADAQHMASELVGRFSNDSRRQTALSAFALSTDTSILTSVSNDFGFEWAFARQIAAHGQEGDVAVAISTSGNSPNVLKAVEEAKARRLLTIALSGRDGGKLAGRVDACFTVQSNCTARIQEVHGLLIHLLCEIVDQEMIRTEREAIQPSGTISS; via the coding sequence ATGAGTTATCAGCAATTCATTCAACAGTCGGTGGCTGAAGGCCTCTCGCTCCAACAGGAATTCTTCCTTGCGCACGCTCACCGGATCGAGGAAGTGGCGCTCGAAATGGCGGAACGGTTGCGACGGGGGAAGAAGCTTCTTGTATTCGGGAATGGAGGGAGCGCCGCCGATGCCCAGCACATGGCTTCCGAGCTGGTCGGCCGATTCTCCAACGACTCCCGCCGACAGACCGCCCTCTCCGCGTTTGCCCTCTCCACAGACACTTCCATCCTGACGTCGGTCAGCAACGATTTTGGCTTTGAATGGGCGTTTGCGCGCCAAATTGCTGCCCATGGCCAGGAGGGCGATGTGGCCGTTGCGATTTCAACCAGCGGCAATTCCCCCAACGTGCTCAAGGCGGTTGAAGAGGCCAAGGCGCGCCGCCTCCTGACGATCGCGCTTTCCGGGAGGGACGGGGGCAAGCTGGCGGGACGGGTGGACGCGTGTTTTACAGTGCAATCGAACTGCACAGCGCGCATTCAGGAAGTTCATGGGCTGCTCATTCATCTGCTGTGTGAGATTGTAGATCAAGAAATGATCCGAACGGAGCGCGAGGCCATCCAACCCTCTGGAACGATCTCCTCATGA